In Trifolium pratense cultivar HEN17-A07 linkage group LG7, ARS_RC_1.1, whole genome shotgun sequence, a genomic segment contains:
- the LOC123894363 gene encoding uncharacterized protein LOC123894363 isoform X2 — MTRALACCFLLICAHVLCWTSLTQLLETLVEKNYGGSEDLLLGELQFALIAFLSLEAFLRWKSLLSLLFGCTETPFHTRTRLFTKTRRFKELLENCLRWESEQSSAVDGLYFDENDKVSVY; from the exons ATGACAAG agccCTAGCATGTTGCTTTTTGTTGATATGTGCTCATGTTTTATGTTGGACTTCTCTGACACAATTGCTAGAAACTCTTGTGGAAAAAAATTATGGAGGTTCCGAAGACTTGCTCCTTGGAGAACTGCAGTTTGCATTAATTGCCTTTTTG TCGTTAGAAGCATTTCTCCGGTGGAAATCCTTGCTTAGCCTTCTGTTTGGCTGCACTGAAACA CCTTTCCACACGCGAACTCGGTTATTCACCAAG ACAAGGAGATTTAAGGAGCTATTAGAGAATTGTCTAAGGTGGGAGTCTGAGCAGAGCAGTGCTGTCGATGGTTTGTATTTTGATGAGAATGATAAGGTCAGTGTGTACtag
- the LOC123894363 gene encoding uncharacterized protein LOC123894363 isoform X1 — translation MTRALACCFLLICAHVLCWTSLTQLLETLVEKNYGGSEDLLLGELQFALIAFLMGQSLEAFLRWKSLLSLLFGCTETPFHTRTRLFTKTRRFKELLENCLRWESEQSSAVDGLYFDENDKVSVY, via the exons ATGACAAG agccCTAGCATGTTGCTTTTTGTTGATATGTGCTCATGTTTTATGTTGGACTTCTCTGACACAATTGCTAGAAACTCTTGTGGAAAAAAATTATGGAGGTTCCGAAGACTTGCTCCTTGGAGAACTGCAGTTTGCATTAATTGCCTTTTTG ATGGGTCAGTCGTTAGAAGCATTTCTCCGGTGGAAATCCTTGCTTAGCCTTCTGTTTGGCTGCACTGAAACA CCTTTCCACACGCGAACTCGGTTATTCACCAAG ACAAGGAGATTTAAGGAGCTATTAGAGAATTGTCTAAGGTGGGAGTCTGAGCAGAGCAGTGCTGTCGATGGTTTGTATTTTGATGAGAATGATAAGGTCAGTGTGTACtag